One window of Staphylococcus chromogenes genomic DNA carries:
- a CDS encoding transcriptional regulator, SarA/Rot family: MASQSKYDVSDIVLLDNLQKEVEYIFDEIENQYGLSKEEFLILLTLWDKGSMTLKEMDEYVKVKAYKRTRTFNNLVEKKWITKERPTDDERTVIIHFNEDKEQDKQDLINFTCEQIEKHQDNLRHQLKSIIDGCEL; encoded by the coding sequence ATGGCGAGTCAATCAAAATATGATGTCAGTGACATTGTACTATTAGATAATTTGCAAAAAGAAGTCGAGTATATTTTTGACGAAATTGAAAATCAGTACGGTTTGTCAAAAGAGGAATTTTTAATTCTTTTAACGTTATGGGATAAGGGTTCAATGACGTTAAAAGAGATGGATGAGTATGTAAAAGTCAAAGCGTATAAAAGAACGAGAACTTTTAATAACCTCGTTGAAAAGAAATGGATCACTAAAGAACGACCAACAGATGACGAACGTACGGTGATTATTCATTTTAACGAAGACAAAGAGCAAGACAAACAAGACTTAATCAATTTCACATGTGAACAAATCGAAAAACATCAAGATAATTTAAGACATCAACTTAAATCTATTATTGATGGTTGTGAATTATAA
- a CDS encoding tRNA (mnm(5)s(2)U34)-methyltransferase: MIVQRVLPFAKSLITSHITDKSVVIDGTCGNGWDTLFLAQSVPNGHVYACDIQSLAIENTREKVKEMSHVTLLQTGHETITNYIAESHRHSVDAALFNLGYLPKGDKSIVTNAENTILAIESIFELLRPEGIIVLAIYPGHPEGRVESETLLNYFHSFDQEKAHILKYEFINQQNHPPFIIGIEKRSARP; the protein is encoded by the coding sequence ATGATTGTTCAACGTGTCCTTCCCTTCGCCAAATCTCTTATTACTTCTCATATTACTGACAAAAGTGTAGTGATAGATGGGACATGTGGAAATGGATGGGATACATTGTTTTTAGCACAATCCGTCCCGAATGGTCATGTCTACGCTTGTGATATACAATCTTTGGCCATTGAGAATACACGAGAAAAAGTAAAGGAGATGTCACATGTCACCCTTCTTCAAACAGGACATGAGACAATTACAAATTATATTGCTGAATCCCATCGACATTCGGTAGATGCTGCCTTGTTTAACTTAGGTTACTTGCCTAAAGGAGATAAATCTATTGTTACAAACGCAGAAAACACAATTTTAGCCATAGAATCCATTTTTGAATTATTGCGTCCAGAAGGAATTATTGTTTTAGCCATATACCCTGGGCACCCTGAGGGACGCGTTGAAAGCGAAACGTTACTCAATTACTTTCATTCCTTCGATCAAGAGAAGGCGCATATTTTAAAATATGAATTTATTAACCAACAAAATCATCCTCCATTTATTATTGGAATAGAAAAAAGAAGCGCTAGGCCGTAA
- a CDS encoding TIGR01212 family radical SAM protein (This family includes YhcC from E. coli K-12, an uncharacterized radical SAM protein.), which translates to MGEYFPYAFENKRYHTLNYHLKNRFGQKIFKVALDGGFDCPNRDGTVAHGGCTFCSAAGSGDFAGNRADAIEVQFKKIKAQMHEKWHEGQYIAYFQAFTNTHAPVEVLREKFEAALNEEGVVGLSIGTRPDCLPDDVVDYLAELNKRTYLWVELGLQTIHQKTSDLINRAHDMECYYEGVQKLRKHNINVCSHIINGLPGENYDMMMETAQAVAEMDVQGIKIHLLHLLKGTPMVKQYEKGLLEFMTKEEYISLVCDQLEILPPTMIVHRITGDGPIDILVGPMWSVNKWEILNDIDKELARRNSVQGAKYNGKGAVLT; encoded by the coding sequence ATGGGTGAATATTTTCCATATGCTTTTGAAAATAAACGCTATCATACTTTAAATTATCATCTTAAAAATCGATTTGGCCAAAAAATTTTCAAAGTAGCCCTTGATGGCGGGTTTGACTGTCCCAATCGTGACGGTACCGTGGCACATGGAGGATGTACGTTTTGTTCAGCTGCGGGTAGTGGTGATTTTGCAGGCAATCGTGCTGATGCCATTGAAGTTCAATTTAAAAAAATAAAAGCACAAATGCATGAGAAATGGCATGAAGGTCAATATATTGCCTATTTCCAAGCATTTACAAATACGCATGCACCAGTGGAGGTGTTGCGTGAAAAATTTGAAGCTGCACTTAATGAAGAAGGTGTTGTAGGCCTATCAATCGGTACAAGACCAGACTGTTTACCAGATGATGTAGTCGACTATTTGGCTGAACTTAACAAACGGACTTACTTATGGGTTGAACTCGGTTTACAAACTATCCACCAAAAAACATCTGATTTAATCAATCGCGCGCATGATATGGAATGTTATTACGAAGGTGTACAAAAGTTAAGAAAACATAATATTAATGTTTGTTCACATATTATTAATGGTCTTCCAGGCGAAAATTATGACATGATGATGGAAACCGCTCAGGCTGTCGCTGAAATGGATGTTCAAGGTATTAAGATTCATTTGCTTCATTTATTAAAAGGTACACCTATGGTTAAACAATATGAAAAAGGTTTACTTGAATTCATGACAAAAGAAGAGTATATCTCATTAGTTTGTGACCAATTAGAAATTTTACCTCCGACAATGATTGTCCATCGTATTACGGGTGATGGTCCGATTGACATTCTTGTCGGACCAATGTGGAGTGTCAATAAATGGGAAATTTTAAATGATATTGACAAAGAATTAGCAAGACGCAACTCTGTTCAGGGCGCCAAGTATAATGGCAAAGGTGCTGTATTAACATGA
- a CDS encoding MDR family MFS transporter, translating into MKMPKEIWWLVIGMAINITGASFLWPLNTIYMNEVLGKSLSTAGVVLMVNAFGMVVGNLIGGTLFDRLGGYRTIMLGTWISLFATIGLNFFHGWPWYALWLIILGFGGGMIIPAIYAMAGAVWPRGGRQTFNAIYLAQNIGVALGAALSGFVAEWSFNYIFIANLFMYILFFFVALFNFKMDYRATVKTAETIEGMTHVQNKKHFTALILICVMFAICWITYVQWQTTIASFTQEIGISMSQYSLLWTINGLLILLGQPLILPIIHLLKGQLKKQLFVGVFIFIISFFVTSFAESFTMFIVGMVILTFAEMFVWPAVPTIANALSPKGREGVYQGIVNSASTVGKAFGPLIGGILVDVYNMQVMFLFMIGLLVISLGFLSIFDRRIDKKVLYH; encoded by the coding sequence ATGAAAATGCCGAAAGAAATATGGTGGCTTGTGATAGGAATGGCAATCAATATCACTGGTGCCAGTTTTTTATGGCCATTAAACACGATTTATATGAATGAAGTACTAGGAAAATCTTTAAGTACTGCAGGGGTCGTATTAATGGTGAACGCTTTTGGTATGGTCGTTGGTAATTTAATTGGGGGCACGTTATTTGATCGCTTGGGTGGCTACCGGACGATAATGTTAGGGACTTGGATAAGTTTGTTCGCTACAATTGGCCTTAACTTTTTTCACGGGTGGCCATGGTATGCACTTTGGCTTATTATTTTAGGTTTTGGCGGCGGAATGATTATTCCAGCGATTTATGCGATGGCTGGCGCTGTTTGGCCAAGAGGAGGTCGACAAACGTTCAATGCTATATATTTAGCGCAAAATATTGGTGTGGCCTTAGGTGCAGCATTGAGTGGTTTTGTGGCTGAATGGAGTTTTAACTATATATTTATCGCAAACTTGTTCATGTATATTCTATTTTTCTTCGTTGCGCTATTCAATTTTAAAATGGATTATCGTGCGACAGTCAAGACTGCTGAAACGATTGAGGGCATGACGCATGTTCAAAATAAAAAGCATTTTACGGCTTTGATATTAATTTGTGTGATGTTTGCCATATGTTGGATTACATATGTCCAATGGCAAACGACGATTGCATCTTTCACACAAGAAATAGGTATTTCAATGAGTCAGTATAGTCTTCTTTGGACAATAAATGGTTTACTCATTCTGTTAGGACAACCATTAATTTTGCCAATTATTCATTTACTGAAAGGACAATTAAAAAAACAACTTTTTGTAGGTGTATTTATTTTTATTATTTCTTTTTTTGTTACTAGTTTTGCTGAAAGTTTTACAATGTTTATCGTTGGTATGGTGATATTAACCTTTGCTGAAATGTTTGTTTGGCCAGCCGTTCCAACGATTGCCAATGCACTTTCTCCAAAAGGCAGAGAAGGGGTCTATCAAGGTATTGTCAATTCGGCTTCAACAGTTGGTAAAGCGTTCGGTCCTCTTATAGGCGGGATTTTAGTAGATGTTTATAATATGCAAGTCATGTTTTTGTTTATGATTGGCTTATTGGTCATTTCCTTAGGTTTTCTATCGATATTTGATCGTCGAATTGATAAAAAAGTACTTTATCATTAA
- the leuS gene encoding leucine--tRNA ligase, translating to MFFELGGKLVNYNHQEIEKKWQKYWLENKTFKTEDNLGQKKFYALDMFPYPSGAGLHVGHPEGYTATDIISRYKRMQGYNVLHPMGWDAFGLPAEQYALDTGNSPAEFTKRNIQTFKRQIQELGFSYDWDREVSTTDPEYYKWTQWIFIQLYKKGLAYVDEIPVNWCEALGTVLSNEEVVDGVSERGGHPVVRRPMKQWVLKITEYADRLLEDLETLDWPESIKDMQRNWIGRSEGAKVTFNVETINETIEVFTTRPDTIYGATFLVLSPEHSLVNQITTPEFKDQVKKYQDAAAKKSDLERTDLAKEKTGVFTGAYAIHPLSGERVPVWIADYVLSTYGTGAVMAVPGHDERDHEFAETFNLPVQYVIEGELTNGVFTGDGPHIHSDALNGMNNSEAISKAIEILEAKGHGEKKVNYKLRDWLFSRQRYWGEPIPIIHWEDGSITTVPENELPLLLPKTDEIKPSGTGESPLANIDEFVNVTDPETGMKGRRETNTMPQWAGSCWYYLRYIDPKNDQMLADPEKLKHWLPVDLYIGGVEHAVLHLLYARFWHKVLYDIGVVPTKEPFQKLFNQGMILGEGHEKMSKSKGNVVNPDDIINSHGADTLRLYEMFMGPLDASIAWSENGLDGSRRFLDRIWRLLVTENNELSPKVVREETPQLEKSYHQTVKKVTEDFESLNFNTAISQLMVFINDCYKAEKINQSYIEGFVKMLAPIAPHIGEELWSILGHEGTITYQPWPSYDAELLEGDVVEIVVQVNGKVRAKLEIPKNASKEEMEQFAFENENVQQAIEGKDIKKVIAVPQKLVNIVAK from the coding sequence ATGTTTTTTGAATTAGGAGGAAAACTTGTGAATTATAACCATCAAGAGATTGAAAAAAAGTGGCAAAAGTATTGGCTCGAAAACAAAACATTCAAAACTGAAGACAATTTAGGACAAAAGAAATTTTATGCCTTAGATATGTTCCCTTATCCCTCTGGGGCGGGTTTACATGTGGGTCATCCTGAAGGCTACACGGCGACAGATATCATTTCGCGCTATAAACGTATGCAAGGATATAATGTTTTACATCCAATGGGTTGGGATGCATTTGGTTTACCAGCAGAACAATATGCTTTAGACACTGGTAATAGCCCGGCTGAATTTACAAAAAGAAATATTCAAACATTCAAACGTCAAATTCAAGAGCTCGGGTTTAGTTATGATTGGGATCGCGAGGTAAGTACAACTGATCCTGAGTATTATAAATGGACACAATGGATATTTATCCAATTATATAAAAAAGGTTTAGCCTACGTCGATGAGATACCTGTAAACTGGTGTGAGGCATTAGGAACAGTTTTATCAAATGAAGAAGTGGTAGATGGTGTATCAGAACGTGGAGGCCATCCAGTAGTGCGTCGTCCAATGAAACAATGGGTACTTAAAATCACAGAATATGCTGACCGATTATTAGAGGATTTAGAAACTTTAGATTGGCCTGAATCTATCAAAGATATGCAACGTAATTGGATAGGTCGTTCTGAAGGAGCAAAAGTCACTTTCAATGTAGAAACTATAAATGAAACAATCGAAGTATTTACAACACGTCCAGATACAATTTATGGTGCCACTTTCCTTGTATTAAGTCCTGAGCATAGTCTAGTTAATCAAATCACAACGCCCGAATTTAAAGATCAAGTTAAAAAATATCAGGATGCGGCAGCAAAAAAATCAGATTTAGAACGTACTGATTTGGCTAAAGAAAAAACAGGTGTGTTTACAGGAGCCTATGCCATTCATCCTTTATCGGGTGAACGCGTACCGGTTTGGATTGCGGACTATGTGCTTTCTACTTATGGTACAGGTGCAGTTATGGCAGTCCCTGGTCACGATGAACGTGATCATGAATTTGCAGAAACATTTAATTTACCTGTGCAATACGTCATTGAAGGAGAATTAACAAACGGTGTCTTCACTGGAGATGGGCCACACATTCATTCTGATGCATTAAATGGAATGAATAATTCAGAGGCTATCTCAAAAGCAATTGAAATTTTAGAAGCTAAAGGTCATGGTGAGAAGAAAGTGAACTACAAGTTGCGTGATTGGCTATTTAGTCGTCAACGTTACTGGGGTGAACCTATTCCAATTATTCATTGGGAAGATGGTTCCATCACAACTGTACCTGAAAATGAACTCCCATTATTGCTACCTAAAACTGATGAAATCAAACCGTCAGGCACAGGGGAATCACCTTTAGCTAATATTGATGAGTTTGTAAATGTGACAGACCCAGAAACGGGTATGAAAGGACGTCGTGAAACGAATACAATGCCGCAATGGGCGGGAAGTTGTTGGTACTACTTACGATATATCGATCCTAAAAATGATCAAATGTTAGCAGATCCTGAAAAATTAAAGCACTGGTTACCTGTTGACTTATACATTGGCGGGGTAGAACATGCGGTATTACACTTATTATATGCACGTTTTTGGCATAAAGTGCTTTATGATATTGGGGTTGTTCCGACGAAAGAACCTTTCCAAAAATTATTTAACCAAGGTATGATTCTTGGTGAGGGCCATGAAAAAATGAGTAAATCAAAAGGTAATGTCGTGAATCCTGATGATATTATAAATTCTCATGGCGCTGACACATTGCGCTTATATGAGATGTTTATGGGGCCACTTGATGCATCAATTGCTTGGAGTGAAAATGGCTTAGATGGTTCTAGACGTTTCCTTGATCGAATTTGGCGTTTACTCGTAACTGAAAATAATGAATTGAGTCCAAAAGTGGTTCGAGAAGAAACACCACAGCTTGAAAAGTCTTATCACCAAACCGTGAAAAAAGTCACAGAGGATTTTGAATCCTTGAACTTCAATACAGCCATTAGTCAGTTAATGGTATTTATTAACGATTGTTATAAAGCAGAAAAAATCAATCAATCGTATATCGAAGGATTTGTAAAAATGTTAGCACCGATTGCCCCTCATATCGGTGAAGAATTATGGTCAATTTTAGGCCATGAGGGCACAATTACTTACCAACCGTGGCCGAGTTATGATGCAGAATTACTTGAAGGTGACGTCGTTGAGATTGTCGTTCAGGTCAATGGGAAAGTACGTGCTAAATTAGAAATTCCTAAAAATGCATCAAAAGAAGAAATGGAACAATTCGCATTTGAAAATGAAAATGTTCAACAAGCGATTGAAGGTAAAGACATTAAAAAAGTAATAGCTGTTCCACAAAAATTAGTAAATATTGTAGCCAAATAA
- a CDS encoding rhodanese-like domain-containing protein — MKEITTDELKTLLLQNEPVHIVDVREDEEVSMGMIPNAKHIPMNEIPDHLKEFHQNQTYYIVCAGGVRSAKVVEYLNDHDIEAVNVEGGMHAFGNEGLDYPRI, encoded by the coding sequence ATGAAGGAAATTACAACGGATGAGTTAAAAACGTTACTATTACAAAATGAACCAGTGCATATCGTTGATGTTCGCGAAGATGAAGAAGTCTCTATGGGAATGATTCCAAACGCTAAGCATATCCCTATGAATGAAATTCCCGATCATTTAAAAGAATTCCATCAAAATCAAACTTATTATATTGTTTGTGCAGGTGGTGTACGTAGCGCTAAAGTTGTGGAATATTTAAATGATCATGATATCGAAGCGGTCAATGTCGAAGGCGGAATGCATGCCTTTGGTAATGAAGGACTTGACTATCCACGAATTTAA
- a CDS encoding NAD(P)/FAD-dependent oxidoreductase: MCYQTIVIGGGPSGLMAAISASEQGQRVLLLEKKKGLGRKLKISGGGRCNVTNRLPYAEIIKHIPGNGKFLYSPFSIFDNESIIDFFESRGVALKEEDHGRMFPVSNKAEDVVNTLIRTLKQHDVTVIEEAAVVKTQKNDQQKFEVYTQNHKKFVGNSLIIATGGTSVPQTGSTGDGYRFAKQYGHTITDLFPTEVPITSSSPFIKKQTLKGLSLKNVALSVLKKNGKKRITHQMDMLFTHFGISGPAALRCSQFVYYEQKQQHQKEILIHLDVFPDVNEEQLKDKIRQQLKKQPDKIIKNSLHGLIEERYLNFIIEQAQIDFETTSHHLTAQQLHQLVHLFKNFTFPVNGTLPIEKAFVTGGGVSIKEITPSTMESKLTPGLFLCGEVLDIHGYTGGYNITSALVTGYVAGYFAGFYQG; this comes from the coding sequence ATGTGCTATCAAACGATTGTCATTGGTGGTGGGCCAAGTGGACTCATGGCTGCAATCTCTGCTAGTGAACAAGGTCAACGCGTATTACTTCTCGAAAAGAAAAAAGGTCTTGGTCGAAAATTAAAAATATCAGGAGGCGGTCGCTGCAATGTCACTAATCGCCTTCCGTATGCTGAAATTATTAAGCACATTCCTGGAAATGGAAAATTTTTATACAGCCCCTTTTCAATTTTTGATAATGAATCAATCATTGACTTTTTTGAATCCCGGGGAGTAGCTCTAAAAGAAGAAGACCATGGTCGCATGTTTCCAGTAAGTAATAAAGCCGAAGATGTGGTGAATACACTTATCCGAACATTAAAGCAACATGACGTTACAGTTATCGAAGAAGCCGCTGTGGTAAAAACTCAAAAAAATGATCAACAAAAATTTGAAGTGTATACTCAAAATCATAAAAAGTTTGTGGGCAATAGTTTAATCATTGCGACGGGAGGAACGAGTGTCCCTCAAACTGGATCAACTGGGGACGGGTATCGCTTCGCTAAGCAATATGGGCACACTATTACAGACCTTTTTCCAACAGAGGTCCCGATAACTTCTTCCTCACCATTTATCAAAAAGCAAACACTTAAGGGTCTGAGCTTAAAAAATGTTGCATTATCTGTTTTGAAGAAAAACGGAAAAAAACGCATCACTCATCAAATGGATATGTTGTTTACACACTTTGGCATCAGTGGACCCGCAGCACTACGTTGCAGTCAATTTGTCTATTATGAGCAAAAACAACAACACCAAAAAGAAATACTCATACATTTAGACGTTTTTCCTGACGTGAACGAGGAGCAACTGAAAGATAAGATTCGCCAACAATTAAAAAAACAACCAGATAAAATCATTAAAAATAGTTTGCACGGACTGATTGAAGAGCGTTATCTTAACTTCATTATTGAACAAGCCCAAATCGATTTCGAAACAACGTCACACCATTTAACAGCACAACAGTTGCATCAACTTGTGCATTTATTTAAAAATTTTACTTTTCCAGTCAACGGAACACTTCCTATTGAAAAAGCTTTTGTGACTGGAGGCGGTGTTTCAATTAAAGAAATTACGCCTTCAACGATGGAATCCAAACTGACACCTGGCCTCTTTTTGTGTGGGGAAGTATTAGATATTCATGGTTATACTGGCGGATATAATATTACAAGCGCATTAGTTACAGGTTATGTTGCGGGTTATTTTGCTGGATTTTATCAAGGTTAA
- a CDS encoding putative polysaccharide biosynthesis protein yields MSENKELVRGTFLLTISILITKILGIIYIIPFYKIIGGADNLAPFNYAYGPYNIAIAVATAGVPLAASKYVAKYNALGAYRVSQKLYKSSFIVMSITGILGFLVLYFLSPTIASITIANNSNDADGWTVDQITSIIRTISFVVIFIPLLATWRGVFQGYKSMGPTALSEVTEQIARILFILVGSYIVLNVVNGSVLFANGIATFGAAIGAIAGLLTLWWYWIKRKPHIQKMVESDMTGIDVPYSKMYKEIISYSIPFVIVSLNFPLFIIVDQLTHNNALSLVGITPRLQDMFFTMLNMTTNKIVMIPTSLAAGFAISLIPYITKTYESGDYLEMHKQIRTSLGVLMFITVPASLGIMALAIPLYTVFYEFSFDGSRLLFFYAPAAILISLLSVTASMLQGIDKQKLTVFIVFGSVIIKFILNTPLIILFHTAGAILSTSIALLFAILCNLIVLKKYARFKFEDTIFDVCHIFLYGFIMMIVVELTYFVLQFFISPSTQIGALIITVICVIVGGLVYGVLTMRTKLADKFLGDIPNKLRRKLGLRFL; encoded by the coding sequence ATGAGTGAAAATAAAGAATTAGTCAGAGGGACCTTTCTTCTAACAATTAGTATTCTTATTACCAAAATTTTAGGGATTATCTATATTATCCCGTTCTATAAAATTATTGGGGGCGCCGACAATCTAGCGCCATTTAATTATGCTTATGGTCCTTATAACATTGCAATTGCTGTTGCAACAGCGGGTGTACCTTTAGCTGCCTCTAAGTACGTGGCTAAATATAATGCACTCGGCGCTTATCGCGTGAGTCAGAAACTATATAAATCTAGCTTTATCGTCATGAGTATCACAGGGATACTTGGATTTTTAGTTTTGTATTTTCTTTCACCAACAATTGCCTCCATTACGATTGCGAATAATTCGAATGATGCAGACGGGTGGACGGTAGATCAAATTACATCTATTATTCGCACAATCAGTTTTGTTGTTATTTTTATTCCGTTATTAGCCACTTGGAGAGGGGTCTTCCAGGGATACAAATCCATGGGGCCTACAGCACTCTCTGAAGTCACAGAACAAATTGCGAGAATTTTGTTCATATTAGTAGGGAGCTATATCGTGTTAAACGTGGTGAATGGCTCTGTACTCTTTGCAAATGGTATTGCAACATTTGGTGCTGCTATTGGTGCAATCGCAGGCTTATTAACGCTTTGGTGGTATTGGATTAAACGAAAACCACATATTCAAAAGATGGTCGAATCAGATATGACTGGGATAGACGTCCCTTATAGTAAAATGTACAAAGAAATTATTTCTTACAGTATTCCTTTCGTCATTGTAAGTTTAAATTTCCCATTATTTATTATTGTTGACCAATTAACACACAATAACGCCTTGAGCTTAGTGGGAATTACACCACGATTACAAGACATGTTTTTTACGATGTTGAATATGACTACAAATAAAATTGTGATGATTCCTACATCACTCGCTGCAGGTTTTGCGATTAGTTTAATACCTTATATTACAAAAACATATGAGTCCGGGGATTATTTAGAAATGCATAAGCAAATACGGACATCACTAGGTGTACTCATGTTTATTACAGTACCGGCGAGTCTAGGAATCATGGCGCTTGCTATCCCATTATATACTGTTTTTTATGAGTTCAGTTTTGATGGTAGTCGCTTACTATTCTTTTACGCCCCAGCAGCTATTTTAATCTCGTTATTAAGTGTAACTGCGTCAATGTTACAGGGGATTGATAAACAAAAACTGACAGTATTTATCGTTTTCGGCTCGGTAATTATCAAATTTATTCTCAACACGCCGTTGATTATCCTTTTTCACACTGCAGGCGCCATTTTAAGTACAAGTATTGCATTGCTTTTCGCAATTTTATGTAACCTGATAGTTTTAAAAAAATATGCACGATTTAAATTTGAAGATACCATTTTTGATGTATGCCACATCTTCTTATATGGGTTCATCATGATGATTGTTGTTGAATTGACTTATTTTGTTCTACAATTCTTTATTTCACCATCTACTCAAATAGGTGCCCTTATCATTACAGTGATTTGTGTCATTGTGGGTGGTTTGGTTTATGGTGTATTAACAATGCGCACTAAATTGGCAGACAAATTTTTAGGCGACATCCCAAATAAACTCCGTCGCAAACTGGGGTTGAGATTTTTATAA
- a CDS encoding pseudouridine synthase, which produces MRIDKYLADMGVGSRSEIKTLLKKGEVTLNDHRVKAAKTQINPYEDRITVNQKVIAYEPFVYLMLNKPKGVISATKDDRHSTLIDLIHDYQHLDLFPVGRLDKDTEGLILITNNGKFNHLLMSPQHHVSKTYYVETKHVIEENTINIFKEGVPLKEGKLKPASLEIIESNSAEITITEGKFHQIKRMFHYVNNEVIYLKRLKIAELTLDETLPPGGYRKLTEDDFQRLGLTKKDIESE; this is translated from the coding sequence ATGAGAATTGATAAGTATTTAGCTGATATGGGCGTCGGGTCTCGTTCAGAGATTAAAACATTACTCAAAAAAGGAGAAGTCACGCTCAATGATCATCGAGTAAAAGCAGCTAAAACACAAATTAATCCGTACGAAGATCGTATCACTGTGAACCAAAAAGTAATAGCCTATGAGCCTTTTGTGTATTTAATGTTAAACAAACCAAAAGGAGTCATCTCAGCCACAAAGGACGACCGACATTCTACACTTATAGATTTAATACATGATTATCAACACCTCGATTTATTTCCTGTAGGTAGATTAGATAAAGATACTGAAGGGTTAATTTTAATTACAAATAATGGAAAGTTTAATCATTTATTAATGAGCCCTCAACATCATGTGTCTAAAACCTATTATGTGGAAACAAAGCATGTTATTGAAGAAAACACGATAAATATTTTTAAAGAAGGCGTTCCCTTAAAAGAAGGAAAATTAAAACCTGCAAGTTTAGAAATAATAGAATCAAATTCAGCTGAAATCACCATTACTGAAGGGAAGTTTCATCAAATTAAACGGATGTTTCATTATGTTAATAATGAAGTCATTTATTTAAAAAGACTCAAGATTGCCGAATTAACTTTAGATGAAACATTGCCACCGGGTGGTTATCGAAAACTAACAGAAGATGACTTCCAACGACTTGGACTCACTAAAAAAGATATAGAATCAGAGTGA